agatctcacttttgcaagtggccgtgaagggattgacaacccctttatcgcgttggttgcaatgTTCTTATTTTTTGTGCatgtacgagggacttgcgtgtgatatcctactggattgataccttggttctcaaaaactgagggaaatacttacactactttgctgcatcaccctttcctcttcaagggaaaaccaacgcatgctcaagaggtagcaagaaggatttctggcgccgttgccggggaggcttacgccaagtcaagtcaagattagatctcccgccaacgtgcgatttctggcgctgttgccggggagatctacgcaccagtcaagacataccaagtacccatcacaaactcttatccctcgcattacattatttgccatttgcctctcgttttcccctcccccacttcacctttgccgttttattcgccctctgtTTCCGCCCGTTTCtttccgcttgcttcttgtttgcttgtgtgttggattgattgtttttCATGCTAGCTCAAGACAAtgctaaattgtgtgacttttccaataccaacaacaatgattttattagcactccgatcgCGCCTATTACTGATGCTGAACtcgtgaaattaatgctgctttgttgaatcttgttatgaaagatcagttTTCTGGCCTTCccagtgaagatgccgctactcatctaaacaaattcgttgatttgtgtgatatgcaaaagaagaaagatgtggataatgatattgttaaattgaagctatttccgttttcgcttagagatcgtgctaaaacttggttctctcccttgcctaaaaatagtattgattcatggaataagtgcaaagatgcttttatctctaagtattttcctcctgctaagatcatctctcttagaaacgatattatgaattttaagcaacttgatcatgagcatgttgcacaatcttgggagaggatgaaattaatgatacgtaattgtccCACACAttgtttgaatttatggatgattatacaaaaaaatatgctggattgaattttgcttctagaaatcttttagattcggccgtgggaggcacttttatggaaatcactttaggagaagctactaaactcctagataatattatggttaattattctcaatggcacaccaaaagatctactagtaaaaaggttcatgcgatagaagagattaatgttttgagtggaaagatggatgaacttatgaaattgtttgctaataagattgtttcttatgatcctaatgatatgtctttgtctactttgattgagaataataatgaatctatggatgtgaattttgttggtaggagcaattttggtaacaacgcgtatagaggaaactttaattctaggtcgttccctagtaattcctctaacaattatggtaattcctacaataactcttatggaaattttcataagatgccctctgatttggagactagtgttaaagaatttatgttttcgcaaaaaaaaatcaatgccttgcttgaagaaaaattgcctaagattgatgagttggctaggaacgtggatagaatttctcttgatgttgattctttgaaacttagatctattccacctaaacatgatatcaatgagtctctcaaatctataagaatttccattgatgagtgcaaagaaagaaccgctaggatgcgtgctaaaaaagattgctttacgaaagcgtgttcttctatttttcatgataataacgatgaagatctaaaagtgttTGATGTGTatcctattaaatatttgttttccaatatgaatcttgataaagatgggactggagatgagttaactttagttaaaaggcgtcccaatgattcggagtttttagatcttgatgcaaaaattggtaaaagtgggattggagaggtcaagactttagGTAGCAaggaacccactattttggatttcaaggaatttaattattataattgttctttaataggttgtatttccttgttgcaatctgtgttaaattctcctcatgcttattgtcaaaataaagcttttaccaaacatatcgttgatgctttaatgcaatcctatgaagaaaagcttgaattggaagtttctatccctagaaaactctattatgagtgggaacctactattaaaattaagattaaaaatcatgaatgctatgctttatgtgatttgggtgctagtgtttccacaattccaaaaactttgtgtgatgtgctaggtttccgggaatttgatgattgttctttgaatttgcatcttgcggaccaaaccattaagaaacctatgggaaggattaatgatgttcttattattgcaaataggaattatgtgcccgtagatgtcattgtgcttgatatagattgcaatcctacatgtcctattattcttggtagacctttccttagaacgattggtgcaattattgatatgaaagaaggaaatattagattccaatttccattaaggaaaggcatggaacactttcctaggaagaaaattaaattaccttatgaatctattatgagagccacttatggattgcataccaaggatgacaatacctagatctattcttgtttttatgcctagctaggggcgttaaacgatagcgcttgttgggaggcaacccaattttaattttttttcttgctttttgtttctgtttagtaataaataattcatctagcctctatttggatgtgtttttatgttttaattagtgtttgtgccaagtagaaccaataggatcttcttgggtgatagttgtttgatcttgctgaaaaagacagaaactttacgctcacgaaaataatttttaaaattcaccagaacgtgataaattgTCAATTCTTTTTgcgtagatcaatatacaaattatccaggttgtcctagtttttcagaatttttggagttccagaagtacaCGAATAAATCTaatttctacagactgttctgttttttgacagattctgtttttcatgtgttgtttgcttattttaatgaatctatggctagtatcagggggtattaaccatagagaagttggaatacagtaggtttaacaccaatataaataaagaatgagttcattacagtaccgtatggtggtgatttgttttcttatactaacggagctcatgagattttctgttgagttttgtgttgtgaagttttcaagttttgggtaaagatttgatggattatggaataaggagtggcaagagcctaagcttggggatgcccaaggcacgccaaggtaaaattcaaggacaacgaaaagcctaagcttggggatgccccggaaggcatcccctctttcgtcttcgtctatcagtaactttacttgaggctatatttttattcaccacaggatatgtgttttgcttggagcgtgttgtatgatttgagtctttgctttttagtttaccacaatcatccttgcagTACACAcattttgggagagacacacatgaatcggaatttataagaatactttatgtgcttcacttatattttttaagctagataattttgctctagtgcttcacttatatcttttagagcacggtggtggttttattttatagaaattattgatctctcatgcttcacttatattattttgagagtcttttagaacagcatggtaatttgctttcgCTATAAAATTAGTCCAAATATGATAGCCATTCAAGATGGGTatgataaaaactttcatatagggTGCGTTAAATACTATGAtaaatttgatacttgataatggttttgagatataaaggtggtaatgttagagtcatgctagttgggtaattgtgaattgagaaatacttgggttaaagttggcaagtcccatagcatgcacgtatggtgaacgttgtgtgacaaatttgaagcatggggtgttctttgagtgctttctttatgagtggcggtcggggacgagcgatggtcttttcctaccaatctatccctctaggggcatgcgtagtagtacttttctacgagggctaataaacttttgcaataagtatatgagttctttatgactaatgtgagtccatggatcatacgcactcttacctttcggcaatttgctagcctctacggtaccgtgcattgccctttctcaccttgagagttggtgcaaacttcgccggtgcatccaatccccgtgatatgatatgctctatcacacataagcctccttatatcttcctcaaacaagccaccatacctacctattatggcatttccatagccattctgagatatattgccatgcaactttccaacgttccgtttattatgacacgctccatcattgtcatattgctttgcatgatcatgtagttgacatcgtatttgtggcaaatccactttcataacttttgcatacatgtcgctcttgattcatcgcatatcccggtataccgctgaaggcattcacatagagtcatatttttgttctagtgtcgagttgtaacattgagttatgagtaaataaaagtgtgatgatcatcattattagagcattgtcccatgtgaggaaagaaaaaaagaggccaaagaagcccaaataaaaaaagaggccaaaaaagcCCAAACAAAAGaagatgagagaaaaagagagaagggacaatgttactatcctttttccacacttgtgcttcaaaatagcaccatgatcttcatgatagagagtctcttgttttgtcactttcatgtactagtgggaatttttcattatagaacttggcttgtatattccaacgatggtcTTCCTCAactgccctaggtcttcatgagcaagcaagttggatgcacacccacttagttttcagtttgagctttcatacacttatagctgtagtgcatctgttgcatggcaatcctactcctcgcattgacatgaattgatgggcatctccatagcccgttgattagccgcgtcaatgtgagactttctccctttttttcttctctcataacccccatcatcatatgctattccacctatagtgctatatccatggcttgcgctcatgtattgcgtaagggttgaaaaggctgaagcgcgttaaaaagtatgaaccaattgctcggcttgtcatcggagTTATGCAtaatgggagcattttgtgtgacgaaaatgaagcatgcccaaactatatgattttgtagggatgagctttctttggctatgttattttgataagacataattgcttggttagtatgcttgaagtattactatttttatgtcaacattgaacttttatcttgaatcttttggatctgaacattcatgccacaataaagagaattactttgaaaattatgttaggtagcattccacatcaaaaattctgtttttatcatttacctactcgaggacgagcaagaattaagcttggggatgcttgatacgtctccaacgtatctatagtttgttactgttccatgctattatattatctattttggatgtttaatgggatttattatgcacttttatattatttttgggactaacctattaaccgaaggcccagtgcaaattgctgtttttttgcctatttcagtgtttcgcagaaaaggaatatcaaacggaatccaaacggaatgaaaccttcgcgaggatcatttttggaacaaacgcaatccaggagacttggagtggacgtcaagaaagcaaagaggcggccacaaggtagggaggcgtgcccaggggggtaggcgcgcccccaccctcgtgggcccctcatggctccaccgacctacttccttcgcctatatatactcatataccctgaaaacatccaggagcaccacgaaaccctatttccaccaccacaaacttctgtacctgtgagatcccatcttggggccttttccggcgctccaccagagggggggggatcgatcacggagggcttctacatcaacaccatggcctctccgatgatgcgtgggtagtttaccacagaccttcgggtccatagttattagctagatggcttcttctctctctttggatctcaatacaaagttctcctcgattctcttggagatctattcgatgtaattctttttgcggtgtgtttgtcgagatccgatgaattgggggtatatgatcaagattatatatgaacaatatttgattcttctctgaattcttatatgcatgatttaatatctttgcaagtctcttcgaattatcagtttggtttggcctactagattgatctttcttgcaatgggagaagtgcttagctttgggttcaatcttgcggtgtcctttcccggtgacagtaggggcagcaaggcacgtattgtattgttgccgtcgaggataaaaagatggggtttatatcatattgcttgagtttatccctctacatcatgtcatcttgcctaatgtgttactccgttcttataaacttaatactctagatgcatgctggatagcggtcgatgtttggagtaatagtagtagatgcagaatcgtttcggtctacttgtcacggacgtgatgcctatatacatgatcatgcctagatattctcataactatgcgcttttctatcaattgctcgacagtaatttgttcacccaccgtagaatatgctatcttgagagaagccactagtgaaacctatgaccccgggtctatcttccatcatattaatcttccgtcaactagctatttttgtcgccgtttattttagcaatctttacttttcaatctatacaacaaaaatgccaaaaatatttatcttattatctctatcagatctcacttttgcaagtggccgtgaagggattgacaacccctttatcgcgttggttgcaatgTTCTTATTTTTTGTGCatgtacgagggacttgcgtgtgatctcctactggattgataccttggttctcaaaaaccgagggaaatacttacgctactttgctgcatcaccatttcctcttcaaggtaaaaccaacgcatgctcaagaggtagcactcctTACTTGGTCGACCCGCCAATATCTCCGTGGGGCGGTTTGCAGTTGAATGCCTTGTGTGCTCGGTAGTAATAACATGGTGGAAATTATACCACTAATGCTGGAATGTACCCAGGGCTGGGTCAGATTGGCGACCAGGCAAGTAAGTCGGTGTTATATATAACTCCGTATGTGTGTTCAGagaatttctacaaaataaagtggcacacacacacacacacacacacatatatatataacaaGAGTTGAAATAATACAATTAGAATAATAAGCTGGCTTTCGAGGCACGACATAAAGACCGGCTTTCGAGGCTCGAGTCTAATTCGCAGGCCTTATAGCTTCTTTTGGTTTATCCGAGCATTTTGGAAGCTGGCTCTCACGTGACTTAAGTCGGTGTTTTAACCTTGACAACTTCAGGGTCAATTTTTATTTGACTTATAAAGAGTACACCAGTACACCAGTCACCTTTTCGGAGTAGCATCAAGCTAACAGGAAGGTTTAACCAAGTTTCACAATGGCATATGCCAGGTCAAGAGGGATGTTAATAGCTAGACTCGATGAgttggaagcccccaagtgacctataATCAAAGAATAAAGACTCATGCACAATATATGAGACAAAACGAAAGATACCTCAAGTTTCAGGGATGCCGACTTTATTATATTGACCATAAAAAGATATATACATAAAGTAGGTATGTACAATGAACTGGAGCCAGTGGCTCTAAGTATTTTATGGCTGAAGATGTGCGATATTACCAGGCTTGTTGGTCTCCTCTTCAGAGGCACGTGACTTACTGGGATCACGTATGTCGATGAGATAATATGACCCATTGTTGAGGTTCTTGTTGAtgacaaagggtccttcccatgGAGGGGAAAGCTTATGCATGTCTGTCTATTCTTGTATCAAACGAAGCACTAAGTCACCTTCCTGGAAAGTACGACTTTGGACTCTATGGCTATGATAGAGACGTAGTTATTGCTGATATATCACAGACCGTGCTGCTGCAAAACCGCGTTCTTCTTTCAAGGCATCCAAAGAATCCCGACGAGTTTGGTCATTATCTACTTCAACATAAGCTGCAACTCATGGGGGAATCATAACAGATATCGCTTGGCAGTACATCTTCTGCACCATAGACCTTGAAAAACAACATATAGCTTGttgatctgttgggggtagtCTGTATGCTCCAAAGGACTGTAGGGAGTTCCTCGGCCCAACATCCTGGAGTGTTCTCAAGAGGAACCATGAGTCTTGCTTTGATCCCCCGCAATATCTCTTGGTTAGCATTCTCCTCCTGACCATTGGACTGCGAATGCGCTACTGAGGCCACGTCGAGTCAGATGTGTTCTCTCTGGCAAACCTGTTTCATAGCTCCCTTGGATAAGTTAGTGCCATTTACCTATGATGATGATGTGTGGATAACCAAAACGGAAAATTAGCTTCTTCAAGAATTTAACAGCTGTCACCGCATCACAATTGCTGATTGGTTCTACTTCAACCCACTTGGTGAATTCATCAACTACAGCCAAGAGATGTGTCTTCTTGTCTTTAGACGGCTTGAAAGgaccaaccatatccagcccctagactgcaaacggccaagttaTAGGAATCATCCTTAACTCTTGAGCCGACACATGTGCTTGACGTGAAAATTTCTCGCGACCATCACACTTGCGCACGACATCCTCGGCATCTACATGAGCTGTGAGCCAGTAGAAACCATGCCGAAAAGCTATAGCCACTAAGGATCTTGAGTCGGCATGATGTCCACAGTCGCCAGAATGAATTTCGTTGAGAATTTGATGACCCTCCTCAGGAGATACACAACGGTAAAAAACGCCGGTGATACTCATGTGTAGCTCACCATTAACAATAGTCATGGATTTGGACCGTCGGACAATCTGTCGGGCAATGATTTCATCTTCAGGGAGCTCGCCACAAGTGAGATAAGCCAGATAAGGGACTGTCGAATCTGGTATAGCATGAAGAGCAGcaaccaactgtgcctccgggtgaAGAATAGCAATATCTTCCTCTGAAGGATTATGGAGAACATCAAGGAAAACATTTGGAGGCACAGGCTTGCGCTGAGAACCCAAATGTGACAACGCATCAGCATCCTCGTTGAGCCGGCAATCAATGTGATCAACTTGATAGCCTTTAAAGTGTCCTGCGATGACAGTTACCGCATGTCTATAAGCTGCCATGAGAGGATCGTTGGAGTCCGAGGTCCCAGAAACTTGCTGAGCGACTAAATCCGAGCCGCCCAAATATCTGACCTTGCtgaggttcatctccttagccatacGAAGTCCATGAAGGAgagcttcatactcagctgcattgttagtacatgGAAACATGAGCCTCAAAACATagcaaaacttatcacctcgtggggaagatACGATAACTCCAGtccccgagccttccaattgcctggaaCCGACGAAGTGGAtcgtccaatatgtattatctgGCTTTTCCTCGGGAACTTGTAATTTTCAGTCCAGTCTTTGATGAAATCTACCAGAGCTTGAGACTTCATGGCCACCTGAGGCACATACTTCAGATGATGCAGGCCAAGCTCCATTGCCCACTTGGCGACCCGACCTATGGCTTCCCTATTTTGGATGATGTCTCCTAAATGAGATGAGCTGACCATAGTGATAGGGTGTTCCTGAAAATAGTGCTTCAGTTTGCGACTAGCCATAAAAACACTAAACACCAGTttttgccaatgtgggtaccgCAGTTTGGACTCGGTTAAAACTTCCCTGACATAGTAGACTGGCCGCTGGACTGGATATTCTTTCCCTGCCTCCTTGCGTTCCACGACAACTGCCACAATCACCACTTTATTGTTAGCGGCGATGTACAGGAGCATAGGCTCTTTGTTGATCGAAGCAGCAAGGATCGGTGCCGTAGACAACTGTTGCTCGAGAGACTCAAAAGCCTTATCGGCAGCATCATTTCAGACAAAGTTGTTTGTTTTCTTTAGCAACTAGTACAGAGGAATCACCTTATCGCCGAGCCTGCCTATAAACTAGCTCAAGGCTACAATTCGACCCGCCACTCTCTGGACGTCGTTGATGTTGGCCGACTTGGCGAGCATTGTGGCAACCTTAATCTTATCCTGATTAGCTTCGATACCTCGCTCTGACACAAGGAAACCCAACGGTTTACCTGCAGGAACATCGAACACACATTTGGTCAGGTTGAGCTTCATCTGGTAGACTCGAGGGTTATTGAACGTCTCTTTGAGGTCTGCCAACATGGTTTCTTTCTTCCGCGACTTGACCAGAATATAatcaacataagcatgaacattgtgccCGACCTGTTTATGAAAACAAGTTTGCACACAATGCTCATAAGTAGC
This sequence is a window from Aegilops tauschii subsp. strangulata cultivar AL8/78 chromosome 7, Aet v6.0, whole genome shotgun sequence. Protein-coding genes within it:
- the LOC141027063 gene encoding uncharacterized protein encodes the protein MGYLMDVLTRYVESDSMKDHSSDDDKSTKGKKNGGGKGHQQNYPGHNGNNGNHCNGGKRKHPEGGLYLFANTNTDFKGQRWNNNSRRSYNGNRPRNYEEPSKPRVPSTVFQTSRQTTRGKIASSCRNSAIRLINITTVEAVDIQDSLEPAVLGPAFLEPAHHVAYLALTFRGQTVKVPTFRDLVGHNVHAYVDYILVKSRKKETMLADLKETFNNPRVYQMKLNLTKCVFDVPAGKPLGFLVSERGIEANQDKIKVATMLAKSANINDVQRVAGRIAFESLEQQLSTAPILAASINKEPMLLYIAANNKVVIVAVVVERKEAGKEYPVQRPVYYVREVLTESKLRYPHWQKLVFSVFMASRKLKHYFQEHPITMVSSSHLGDIIQNREAIGRVAKWAMELGLHHLKYVPQVAMKSQALVDFIKDWTENYKFPRKSQIIHIGRSTSSVPAEYEALLHGLRMAKEMNLSKVRYLGGSDLVAQQVSGTSDSNDPLMAAYRHAVTVIAGHFKGYQVDHIDCRLNEDADALSHLGSQRKPVPPNVFLDVLHNPSEEDIAILHPEAQLVAALHAIPDSTVPYLAYLTCGELPEDEIIARQIVRRSKSMTIVNGELHMSITGVFYRCVSPEEGHQILNEIHSGDCGHHADSRSLVAIAFRHGFYWLTAHVDAEDVVRKCDGREKFSRQAHVSAQELRMIPITWPFAV